In Geotalea uraniireducens, one genomic interval encodes:
- a CDS encoding chemotaxis protein, protein MAEHKILLESDTNELEIVEFMLNECNERGEPVPSYFGVNVAKVREIIRKPQMWKVFNAHHAIAGMMKLRDKVITVVDLASILGKGNCLAPERVVVLEFNRMVVGVLVNDVSRIYRISWNQVEPPVRAIESAYVTGVVKMDNRIILVLDFEKIVGEICSEDILHHMSNEQLLEEHILDRSQRRILVADDSNFIRSSICSSLRAAGYQVDEAENGEEAWNMLNAKLAQSRAAGVPLKSEVDLLITDVEMPKMDGLHLTSLVKKDEQLKDLPVLIFSSLATDDNKRKWKDLGAVDIITKPDLPNLVKIADSVMH, encoded by the coding sequence ATGGCGGAGCACAAGATCCTTCTCGAAAGCGACACCAACGAACTCGAAATCGTCGAGTTCATGCTTAACGAATGCAATGAGCGGGGAGAACCGGTCCCCTCCTACTTCGGCGTCAACGTCGCCAAAGTACGGGAAATCATCCGCAAGCCGCAGATGTGGAAGGTCTTCAATGCCCACCACGCCATTGCCGGGATGATGAAGCTGCGCGACAAGGTGATTACCGTCGTGGACCTGGCCAGCATCCTCGGCAAGGGAAACTGCCTGGCGCCGGAGCGGGTGGTGGTATTGGAGTTCAACCGGATGGTGGTCGGGGTGCTGGTGAACGACGTCTCCCGGATCTACCGGATCTCCTGGAACCAGGTGGAGCCGCCGGTGCGGGCCATCGAATCGGCCTACGTCACCGGGGTGGTCAAGATGGACAACCGGATAATCCTCGTCCTCGACTTCGAGAAGATCGTCGGCGAGATCTGCTCCGAGGACATTCTCCACCACATGAGCAACGAGCAGCTCCTGGAAGAGCACATCCTCGACCGGAGCCAGCGCCGCATCCTGGTTGCCGACGATTCCAACTTCATCCGCAGCAGCATCTGCAGCTCGCTGCGAGCCGCCGGCTACCAGGTCGACGAGGCGGAGAACGGCGAAGAGGCGTGGAACATGCTCAACGCCAAGCTCGCGCAGAGCAGGGCGGCGGGGGTGCCGCTGAAGAGCGAGGTCGACCTGTTGATCACCGACGTGGAGATGCCGAAGATGGACGGCCTGCATCTCACCTCGCTGGTCAAGAAGGACGAACAGCTGAAGGATTTGCCGGTCCTGATCTTCTCGTCGCTGGCTACCGACGACAACAAGCGCAAGTGGAAGGACCTGGGGGCCGTCGACATCATCACCAAACCCGACCTGCCGAACTTGGTGAAGATCGCCGACAGCGTCATGCACTGA
- a CDS encoding (deoxy)nucleoside triphosphate pyrophosphohydrolase: MHPLLVTAAIIVHEGKILLTKRKPDAPYPLLWEFPGGKLEADEHPEQCIVREVREELGMEVAVEGIYEVIYHRYPERPVLVLAYRCRWLAGELQELDVAGHCWTPPELVTSFALLPADLPLAERLAREFGNAHSSCV; this comes from the coding sequence ATGCACCCCTTGCTGGTCACCGCGGCGATCATCGTTCATGAAGGCAAGATTCTGCTGACAAAGCGGAAGCCCGACGCCCCGTATCCTTTACTGTGGGAATTCCCCGGCGGCAAGCTCGAAGCCGACGAACATCCGGAGCAATGCATCGTGCGTGAGGTGCGGGAAGAGCTGGGGATGGAGGTCGCCGTGGAAGGGATCTACGAGGTGATCTATCATCGCTATCCCGAGCGGCCGGTACTGGTGCTCGCCTACCGATGCCGCTGGCTGGCGGGGGAGCTGCAGGAGCTCGATGTTGCCGGACACTGCTGGACACCTCCCGAGCTGGTGACGTCCTTCGCGTTGTTGCCGGCGGATCTCCCGCTGGCGGAACGGCTTGCCCGGGAGTTTGGCAATGCGCATTCTTCTTGCGTATAA
- a CDS encoding C40 family peptidase: MIKRIRLIALFATLCAFPSLAHAAKTHKVRKNETLSAIAKKYHVSVRELKSANDLAKNRIAPGTVLVLPPSSAADNSEQLKTAATYKVKKGDTITRIARKTGVSVAELRHLNGLRKKRLKVGQVLALRAAEPETAPAAAKLSLKKPLNNLDLYNEKEYEQSLADLVESDADGKPADFTKNVQLKVDNLTELKKTAYSFIGTRYRFGGTSRSGLDCSSFVQHVFRELDVDLPRTAREQYQVGNSVAPGDLQKGDLIFFHTYARFPSHVGIYLGNNKMIHASSRDRRVVISSIDTPYYRSRYIGAKRIAQVNPAVLKLDDLVAGAEEEGLEDILKNDTMDVGLLK; the protein is encoded by the coding sequence ATGATTAAACGAATACGCCTTATCGCCCTATTCGCCACCCTCTGCGCCTTCCCTTCATTGGCCCACGCGGCCAAAACCCATAAAGTAAGAAAGAACGAAACCCTCTCCGCCATCGCCAAGAAATATCACGTCTCCGTGCGTGAGCTTAAATCTGCCAACGACCTGGCCAAAAATCGCATCGCCCCGGGGACCGTCTTGGTCCTTCCCCCTTCCTCTGCGGCAGATAACTCCGAACAACTCAAGACCGCGGCAACGTATAAGGTGAAAAAAGGGGATACAATCACCCGTATTGCCCGGAAAACCGGCGTTTCGGTAGCCGAGCTGCGCCACCTGAACGGCTTGCGCAAAAAACGGTTAAAAGTTGGGCAGGTGCTTGCTTTGCGGGCAGCCGAGCCCGAGACTGCGCCTGCGGCGGCCAAACTTTCCCTGAAAAAGCCGCTGAACAATCTCGACCTGTATAACGAGAAAGAATACGAGCAGAGCTTGGCTGATCTGGTGGAGAGCGATGCGGACGGCAAGCCGGCCGACTTTACCAAGAATGTCCAGCTCAAGGTCGACAACCTGACCGAGCTGAAGAAGACCGCCTACAGTTTCATCGGTACCCGTTACCGCTTCGGCGGCACCTCGCGAAGCGGCCTCGACTGTTCGAGTTTCGTGCAGCATGTGTTCCGCGAGTTGGATGTCGATCTGCCCCGCACCGCCCGCGAGCAATACCAAGTAGGGAACTCTGTCGCTCCCGGAGACTTGCAGAAGGGCGATCTGATCTTCTTCCACACCTACGCCCGCTTTCCCTCCCATGTCGGTATCTACCTCGGCAATAACAAGATGATCCACGCCTCGTCCCGCGACCGGCGGGTGGTCATTTCCTCCATCGATACGCCTTATTACCGATCGCGGTATATCGGCGCAAAGCGGATCGCTCAGGTCAATCCGGCGGTACTGAAGCTTGATGATCTGGTGGCCGGTGCCGAAGAGGAAGGGCTGGAGGATATCCTGAAAAACGACACGATGGATGTTGGCCTGCTGAAGTAG
- a CDS encoding AsmA family protein, with translation MLAKTGKVLLIAILLIVVVIAGSVAVILFSRLHEIDTYKEQILAEVEQTLHRRVTYEKGNLSFSFGPAFTFTKVTIKERDGRADFATADRLSFRIALLPLLDKRVIIKQLVVEQPTIRLSRDRDGRFNISDLLEEQQQPPALKFRLKGIRLIDGRIVVTDHAAVTTGLTTIFDRTNLTISRLVRGRESDVELSTTVLEGKTRSSVALRGTVTLPRADKPLTGTHFAVKVLARGIDTPYYWPYYARYVPFQRPAGRLDLDASFNGTGAEFTSHGALRLVGLRFAYPEVFHATLAPREIRATYELSRSAREVAVTALDYQMDGLHIKGSCAIKDIGSGDPRIVARTTIAPFRLEEFFHYIPFGIIATDASQFIERNIKGGLFRVDDGRLDGRVSQILHMERDQNYNVLSVHAHALGGAIVDIGGGVPPFNGIKGELLLEGKNFVLKEMSGKCGNTPFTLNGMISDYPLDTPSGYPFSAVFTPQQSELVWLLGKAQGSKLHFSGKSVLHLTGQGTTAAYALAGDWDLKEAGYSLTDTIAKPAQMANTLSFKLSLGKEKPTDVSCQYNLPPLALAVAAHRRPGGKVPFQLDLRSNPFQMAAIAPLLPRAKPYAPQGIMQITAHGEGATATPTDLSWTGSLLLNGAAVRFTEQMKPLSNITGTVRFKGKSLETPRLAMHLGQSLIYGRGSVTDFDHPSFNADFSSPLLDLADLGIVSAKGPVRVQRLQGHLAYRDDTLQIRALSGKINDTVLNLKGTVTDPRTPRLDLTVNSPHLDIGDILLLTELERSGTNGKAPAVTSLRATINAESGRFAKLDFKKLHTVAMYEEHILYLEPLEFTAYGGTIAGRVRADFGSNGHPRYQTSLKADKVDAEQLIQSLGLKIHNEIVTGTLSLQADVTAKGGTMAELKKSLLGNVKLQMERGKLRKFSTLSKIFSILNVSQLLKFQLPDMVADGMPYNKVTGTLAVRDGIVSSNDFFIDSNAMNISAVGKIDLPREEIDATIGVQPLQTVDKVVNRIPIVGWILTGREKHFITTYFEAKGKLTDPTVTAIPVSSIARGVFDIFKRVFQLPAKLITDTGEVIIGK, from the coding sequence ATGCTTGCGAAAACCGGGAAAGTCCTGCTCATCGCCATTCTGCTGATTGTCGTGGTAATTGCCGGTTCTGTGGCCGTTATCCTTTTCAGCCGGCTGCACGAGATCGACACGTACAAGGAGCAGATCCTCGCCGAGGTTGAGCAGACCCTCCATCGACGGGTGACCTACGAAAAAGGGAATCTCTCCTTCAGTTTCGGTCCGGCCTTCACGTTTACCAAGGTAACGATCAAGGAACGGGACGGCCGGGCCGATTTCGCCACCGCCGACCGGCTCAGTTTCCGGATCGCCCTGCTGCCGCTGCTCGACAAGCGGGTGATCATCAAGCAACTGGTGGTAGAGCAGCCGACCATCCGCCTGAGCCGCGACCGGGACGGCCGGTTCAACATCAGCGATCTCCTGGAGGAACAGCAACAGCCACCGGCACTCAAGTTCCGCCTGAAAGGGATTCGCCTCATTGACGGGCGCATCGTCGTCACCGACCACGCCGCCGTCACCACCGGGCTGACGACGATCTTCGACCGGACCAACCTGACCATCAGCCGGCTGGTTCGAGGCCGTGAGTCTGACGTCGAACTCTCCACCACGGTGCTCGAAGGGAAGACCCGCAGCAGTGTCGCCCTGCGGGGAACGGTAACGCTGCCGCGGGCCGACAAGCCACTCACGGGGACCCACTTCGCGGTCAAGGTCCTCGCCCGGGGGATCGATACCCCGTACTACTGGCCCTACTACGCCCGGTACGTACCTTTTCAGCGGCCGGCAGGCCGGCTCGACCTCGATGCCTCGTTCAACGGCACCGGCGCCGAATTCACCTCCCACGGCGCCCTCCGGCTCGTCGGCCTCCGGTTCGCCTACCCCGAGGTTTTTCACGCCACCCTCGCCCCGCGGGAGATTCGCGCCACCTATGAACTGAGCCGCAGCGCCCGCGAGGTGGCGGTCACCGCCCTCGACTACCAGATGGATGGCCTCCATATCAAGGGGAGCTGCGCCATCAAAGACATCGGTTCCGGCGATCCGCGCATCGTCGCCCGGACAACGATTGCGCCGTTCCGGCTGGAAGAGTTCTTCCATTACATCCCCTTCGGCATCATCGCCACCGACGCCTCGCAATTCATCGAACGGAACATCAAGGGAGGACTCTTCCGGGTTGACGACGGCCGGCTCGACGGCCGGGTGAGCCAGATTCTCCACATGGAGCGGGACCAGAATTACAACGTTCTCTCCGTCCATGCCCACGCCCTTGGCGGCGCCATCGTCGACATCGGCGGCGGGGTGCCGCCGTTCAACGGCATCAAAGGCGAGCTGCTGCTGGAGGGGAAAAACTTCGTTCTCAAAGAGATGAGCGGCAAATGCGGCAACACTCCTTTCACCCTGAACGGCATGATTTCCGACTATCCCCTCGACACCCCGTCCGGCTATCCCTTCAGCGCCGTCTTTACTCCGCAGCAGTCCGAACTGGTCTGGCTGCTCGGCAAGGCGCAGGGGAGCAAACTCCATTTCTCCGGCAAATCGGTGCTTCACCTCACCGGCCAGGGGACCACCGCCGCCTATGCCCTGGCCGGCGACTGGGACCTGAAGGAGGCCGGCTACAGCCTTACCGATACCATTGCCAAGCCGGCCCAAATGGCCAATACTCTCTCCTTCAAACTTTCACTGGGCAAAGAGAAACCGACCGACGTCTCCTGCCAGTACAATCTCCCCCCCCTGGCACTGGCAGTCGCCGCCCACCGGCGTCCCGGCGGCAAGGTGCCGTTCCAGCTCGATCTGCGCTCGAATCCGTTCCAGATGGCGGCTATCGCCCCGCTCCTCCCCCGGGCCAAACCGTATGCGCCGCAGGGAATCATGCAGATCACGGCCCACGGTGAAGGAGCGACGGCCACCCCTACCGACCTCAGCTGGACCGGCTCGCTCCTGTTGAACGGCGCCGCGGTGCGGTTCACCGAACAGATGAAACCGCTGAGCAATATCACCGGCACCGTCCGCTTCAAGGGGAAATCACTGGAAACCCCCCGGCTGGCGATGCACCTGGGGCAGTCGCTTATCTACGGTCGGGGCAGCGTCACCGATTTCGACCATCCCTCCTTCAACGCCGACTTTTCCTCACCGCTCCTCGACCTGGCCGATCTGGGCATCGTCAGCGCCAAAGGACCGGTCCGGGTCCAGCGGCTGCAGGGGCATCTCGCCTACCGTGACGATACCCTGCAGATTCGGGCGCTTTCCGGCAAAATCAATGACACGGTGCTGAACCTGAAAGGGACGGTGACCGACCCCCGGACCCCGCGTCTTGACCTGACGGTTAACTCACCCCACCTCGACATCGGCGACATCCTGCTGCTGACCGAACTTGAACGGAGCGGAACTAACGGCAAGGCGCCGGCCGTCACCAGCCTGAGAGCGACAATCAATGCCGAAAGCGGCCGCTTCGCCAAGCTGGATTTCAAAAAACTGCACACCGTGGCAATGTACGAGGAGCATATCCTCTATCTGGAACCCCTCGAATTCACCGCCTACGGCGGGACGATTGCCGGGCGGGTCCGGGCCGACTTCGGCTCGAACGGCCACCCCCGCTACCAAACGAGCCTCAAGGCGGACAAGGTCGACGCCGAACAGCTAATTCAGTCCCTCGGTCTGAAAATCCACAACGAGATCGTTACCGGCACTCTCTCCCTGCAGGCTGACGTGACTGCCAAGGGGGGGACCATGGCCGAGCTGAAGAAATCACTCCTCGGCAACGTCAAACTGCAGATGGAACGAGGTAAACTGCGCAAATTCTCGACCTTGTCGAAAATCTTCTCCATTCTCAACGTCTCGCAGCTGCTCAAGTTCCAGCTGCCCGACATGGTCGCCGACGGCATGCCGTACAACAAAGTTACCGGAACCCTGGCTGTCCGGGACGGAATCGTCTCCAGCAACGATTTCTTCATCGACAGCAACGCCATGAACATCTCGGCTGTCGGCAAAATCGATCTGCCCCGGGAGGAGATCGACGCCACCATCGGTGTCCAGCCACTGCAAACCGTCGACAAGGTGGTCAACCGCATCCCGATCGTCGGCTGGATTCTGACCGGCAGGGAGAAGCATTTCATCACCACCTATTTCGAGGCGAAGGGGAAACTGACCGACCCGACCGTTACCGCTATTCCGGTCTCCTCGATCGCCCGCGGTGTATTCGACATTTTCAAACGGGTATTTCAACTGCCGGCGAAACTAATTACCGACACGGGCGAGGTAATTATCGGGAAATAG
- a CDS encoding B12-binding domain-containing radical SAM protein produces the protein MRILLAYKADRRGAADPHTSLLPTGLGYLNALLCQEGFASRLVNFSRASWAEIEALLRQERPDLLGISQFTHNRFDSLKLAALAKQCNRDCVTILGGPHATHRAVPILGQHPAVDAIVLGEGEETVLELARRLAAGDRRFAGIAGLAWRDGDEIRQSLRPPIDDLDRLPCPATAMADAWETDIHRQLEFIITSRGCPAACRFCSSPQFWGRALRFRSPRSIVDEIRYIRDHYGLIYFSLRDDTFTARKERVIEFCQLLLAERLYILWNCQSRVNCVDEEMLGWMRRAGCECVQYGVESGSEAVLARLGKGITPEQVRRAARATRRAGIEFSIYLITGVPGEGEADLRATEQLIREVRPHDGQVAPLAYFPGTSLFAEAAMRGEVAGDLFEREQGAAFYVRHDPFVGRATEELLRTVARTGRRARFIGTDFAAQRRLLGFCHGTNLAAGLWRADQGDIAGAEAEYRELIKRQPENPWGHLALGELLAMTGEIGRAEREFRRVLAIVPSYFPGFLALGELRLMAGDAGGARHFFERARELNPRDSEVLERFRTLGGR, from the coding sequence ATGCGCATTCTTCTTGCGTATAAGGCAGATCGTCGCGGTGCCGCCGATCCCCACACATCGCTGCTCCCGACAGGCCTCGGTTATCTGAACGCACTGCTTTGCCAGGAGGGGTTCGCTTCCCGGCTGGTCAATTTTTCCCGGGCTTCATGGGCGGAAATCGAGGCGCTGCTGCGACAGGAGCGGCCGGACCTGCTCGGCATCTCCCAATTTACCCACAACCGGTTCGATTCGCTCAAGCTCGCTGCCCTGGCGAAACAGTGTAATCGCGATTGTGTGACAATTCTCGGCGGGCCCCATGCCACCCACCGGGCGGTGCCGATCCTCGGCCAGCACCCGGCGGTCGATGCCATTGTTCTTGGTGAAGGGGAGGAGACCGTTCTGGAGCTGGCACGGCGGCTGGCTGCCGGCGACCGGCGCTTTGCCGGCATTGCCGGCTTGGCTTGGCGCGACGGTGACGAAATTCGACAGTCGCTGCGGCCGCCGATCGATGATCTGGACCGGCTCCCCTGTCCGGCAACCGCCATGGCAGATGCCTGGGAAACCGATATCCACCGGCAACTGGAGTTCATCATCACCTCCCGCGGCTGCCCGGCCGCCTGCCGCTTCTGTTCGTCACCGCAGTTCTGGGGCCGCGCGCTCCGCTTTCGTTCTCCCCGCTCGATTGTCGACGAGATCCGTTATATCCGGGATCACTATGGGCTCATCTATTTTTCGCTGCGCGACGATACCTTCACCGCCCGCAAAGAGCGGGTAATCGAATTCTGCCAGCTGCTGCTGGCGGAGCGGCTCTACATTCTCTGGAACTGCCAGTCGCGGGTCAATTGCGTCGATGAGGAAATGCTCGGCTGGATGCGGCGGGCCGGCTGCGAGTGTGTTCAGTATGGCGTTGAGTCGGGTTCCGAGGCCGTGCTTGCTCGCCTCGGCAAGGGGATTACCCCCGAGCAGGTGCGGCGGGCGGCCCGGGCGACCCGCCGTGCCGGCATCGAATTTTCAATCTACCTGATCACCGGCGTGCCCGGCGAAGGAGAAGCCGATCTGCGGGCGACCGAACAGCTGATCCGCGAGGTTCGTCCCCATGACGGCCAGGTCGCGCCGCTGGCCTACTTTCCGGGGACGTCGCTCTTTGCCGAGGCGGCAATGCGGGGAGAGGTGGCCGGAGACCTGTTCGAACGGGAGCAGGGGGCGGCGTTTTACGTCCGGCACGACCCATTCGTCGGGCGGGCTACGGAGGAGTTGCTCCGTACTGTGGCACGGACCGGTCGCCGCGCCCGTTTTATCGGAACTGATTTTGCGGCCCAGAGACGATTGCTCGGTTTTTGCCATGGCACCAACCTGGCGGCAGGGCTGTGGCGCGCCGACCAGGGCGATATTGCGGGGGCGGAAGCAGAGTACCGGGAACTCATCAAGCGACAGCCGGAAAACCCGTGGGGACACCTCGCCCTGGGCGAGCTGCTGGCGATGACCGGCGAGATTGGCCGGGCGGAGCGGGAATTCCGGCGGGTACTGGCGATTGTTCCGAGTTATTTCCCCGGCTTCCTGGCCCTCGGCGAGCTGCGGCTGATGGCCGGCGATGCCGGCGGCGCACGCCATTTTTTCGAGCGGGCGCGGGAACTCAATCCCCGTGACTCGGAAGTGCTGGAACGGTTTCGGACGCTTGGCGGGCGGTGA
- a CDS encoding TIGR04283 family arsenosugar biosynthesis glycosyltransferase, whose amino-acid sequence MPGRDSTPELSIIVPTLNEATIIGDLCASLAAQRDCAFELIVADGGSTDDTRARLAALATTVPYPLIVVDSPAGRGRQMNAGVGAASGATLLFLHADCLLPAPAALRNALAALAAATAARGDDRLAGRFRLRFARPAATPNLPYYFYEWKARLPRPECIRGDQGLLLGRRFFAELGRFDPSLPFLEDVRLVARIAAAGGWLLLPDEIVTSARRFATEGLRERQTLNAIVADFAALGWLPFMGELPGLYRSHDRSGRLDLAEALERVAGLVRDLPLRSRLRLWYETGCFVRGNAWQLAFFADIRRHHRRGVPLEGAPLPRLARHDRTFDRLTDHPVGHLAAALLTWGWFRLTLARERRRPRRAG is encoded by the coding sequence ATGCCAGGCCGCGACTCCACCCCCGAGCTGTCGATCATCGTGCCAACGCTGAACGAGGCGACCATCATCGGCGACCTCTGTGCCAGTCTGGCCGCCCAGCGGGATTGCGCCTTCGAGCTGATCGTCGCCGACGGCGGCTCCACCGACGACACCCGGGCCCGCCTCGCCGCCCTGGCGACAACCGTCCCCTACCCGTTGATCGTGGTCGATTCACCCGCCGGCCGGGGGCGACAGATGAACGCCGGCGTCGGCGCGGCCAGCGGGGCGACCCTGCTCTTCCTCCATGCCGACTGTCTGCTCCCCGCACCTGCCGCACTCCGCAACGCCCTCGCGGCGCTGGCGGCGGCCACGGCGGCCCGCGGCGACGACCGGCTGGCCGGCCGTTTCCGGCTCCGCTTCGCCCGCCCGGCGGCCACCCCGAACCTCCCCTATTATTTCTACGAATGGAAGGCGCGTTTACCGCGGCCGGAGTGCATCCGCGGCGACCAGGGGCTCCTTCTCGGCAGACGCTTCTTCGCCGAACTGGGGCGGTTCGACCCGTCGCTCCCCTTTCTCGAAGATGTCCGGCTGGTCGCCCGGATCGCCGCGGCCGGCGGCTGGCTGCTCTTGCCGGACGAGATCGTCACCTCCGCCCGCCGCTTCGCGACGGAAGGGCTCCGCGAGCGGCAGACCCTCAATGCCATCGTCGCCGATTTCGCCGCCCTCGGCTGGCTGCCGTTCATGGGCGAGCTGCCGGGCCTCTACCGCAGCCACGACCGGAGCGGTCGCCTTGACCTTGCCGAGGCGCTGGAGCGGGTCGCCGGCCTGGTACGGGATCTCCCGCTTCGGTCCCGACTCCGTCTCTGGTACGAAACCGGCTGTTTCGTCCGCGGCAACGCCTGGCAGCTGGCATTCTTCGCCGACATCCGCCGTCATCATCGGCGCGGCGTGCCACTGGAAGGGGCGCCGCTCCCCCGCCTCGCCCGCCACGACCGCACCTTTGACCGCCTCACCGACCATCCCGTCGGCCACCTCGCCGCAGCGCTCCTGACCTGGGGGTGGTTTCGCCTCACGCTCGCCCGGGAACGGCGTCGCCCCCGCCGCGCCGGCTGA
- a CDS encoding response regulator, which yields MPKPKILLVDDVNLMLELEKSYLRFSPVRLFTARDGAEALEVVRAERPDLVFMDLNMPKMSGAECCAAIKADPELAATPVVMVTTAGNPEDEALCRRSGCDGYITKPIDRRLFLEAGRRYLPDIDRREPRYVFSTRISCQSGEEELTGTTADISIGGLYMAVNGQLGQDERIEMVFSLPGCQQKIKVQGRVAWLNNDEARRKPRLPAGFGVEFMAIDPDDLDKVKRYVESLRPAVPPLRRLG from the coding sequence ATGCCGAAACCGAAAATCCTCCTGGTGGATGATGTGAATCTGATGCTCGAACTGGAGAAAAGCTACCTCCGCTTCTCGCCGGTCCGGCTTTTCACCGCCCGGGATGGAGCAGAGGCCCTCGAAGTAGTGCGGGCGGAACGGCCCGACCTGGTGTTCATGGACCTCAACATGCCGAAGATGAGTGGTGCCGAATGCTGTGCCGCCATCAAGGCCGATCCCGAACTGGCGGCTACGCCGGTTGTGATGGTGACCACTGCCGGCAATCCCGAGGACGAGGCGCTCTGCCGCCGCTCGGGCTGCGACGGTTACATCACCAAGCCGATCGACCGGCGGCTGTTCCTGGAGGCCGGCCGGCGCTACCTCCCCGACATCGACCGCCGTGAGCCGCGCTATGTCTTCTCCACCCGGATCAGCTGCCAGAGCGGCGAGGAGGAATTGACCGGCACCACTGCCGACATCAGCATCGGTGGACTGTACATGGCGGTCAACGGCCAACTGGGTCAGGACGAACGGATCGAGATGGTCTTCAGCCTGCCGGGCTGCCAGCAGAAGATCAAGGTCCAGGGGCGGGTCGCCTGGCTGAACAACGACGAGGCGCGGCGCAAACCGCGGCTGCCGGCCGGTTTCGGCGTGGAGTTTATGGCGATTGATCCGGACGATCTGGACAAGGTGAAGCGCTACGTGGAGTCGCTTCGTCCGGCTGTGCCGCCGTTGCGACGGTTGGGCTGA
- a CDS encoding diacylglycerol/lipid kinase family protein, with the protein MSRHCSLIINPVSGSYSARRAERIVAALRRGGLEPEILLTTGPDDAAAFAAAVCAREEEPLLVASGGDGTVNGVLNGMTPGKGTIAVLPLGTANVLALELGLRSVDDAVARIVRGESRPLTVGLLEGFGLRRYFSLMVGSGFDAQVVEGVRGEEKRRFGKGAYFLAAFRTLAAWDGQLLEVATAGASHQCHSVVICNAARYGGRPVLAPGASVFADGFQVVCIRGARRRNYLQLAWDVLRGNGPAGTNVSVFAADAVTIGGNKPVQADGDFICYGPVTVRSVPDFARIIA; encoded by the coding sequence ATGTCCCGCCACTGCTCGCTCATCATCAACCCGGTTTCGGGCAGTTATTCGGCCCGCCGGGCCGAGCGGATCGTCGCCGCCTTGCGTCGTGGCGGGCTGGAACCGGAGATTCTCCTGACCACCGGCCCCGACGATGCCGCTGCCTTTGCCGCGGCCGTCTGCGCCCGCGAGGAAGAGCCGCTGCTGGTGGCCAGCGGCGGTGACGGGACGGTGAACGGCGTCCTGAACGGCATGACGCCGGGGAAAGGGACCATCGCCGTGCTGCCGCTCGGCACGGCTAATGTCCTGGCGCTTGAATTGGGCCTTCGTTCCGTCGACGATGCCGTAGCGCGGATCGTCCGGGGCGAAAGCCGTCCGCTGACGGTCGGTCTGCTGGAAGGATTCGGCCTGCGCCGGTATTTCTCGCTGATGGTCGGCTCCGGCTTCGACGCCCAGGTGGTGGAGGGGGTGCGCGGCGAGGAAAAGCGGCGCTTCGGCAAGGGGGCTTACTTCCTTGCGGCGTTCCGTACCCTGGCTGCCTGGGATGGCCAGTTGCTGGAGGTGGCCACGGCCGGTGCATCCCACCAATGTCACAGCGTGGTGATCTGCAACGCTGCCCGTTACGGTGGCCGGCCGGTGCTGGCGCCTGGGGCGTCCGTCTTTGCCGACGGCTTTCAGGTGGTCTGCATTCGGGGCGCCCGCCGCCGCAATTACCTGCAACTGGCCTGGGACGTTCTGCGAGGGAATGGGCCGGCCGGGACGAACGTTTCCGTCTTTGCCGCCGATGCCGTTACCATTGGTGGCAACAAACCGGTCCAGGCCGATGGCGATTTCATCTGCTACGGCCCGGTGACTGTCCGGTCTGTGCCCGACTTCGCCCGGATCATTGCCTGA